In Shewanella glacialimarina, the genomic stretch ATATATCACTCTATCGATTGCCAGCTTAGATAATCCTAACTTAGTTTCACCTAATTACCATATTTACACCGACAGCCAAGTAAAGTGGTTAAAGATTGACGACAATTGTAAAAGGTACCCGCAGGCGAGAAATGATAGCGTTTCAAAAACATTATAAAACGCATTTACGGTTAGTTAAATGGGATGATGATACCTAGTAGTTAGTTTTTTGTATGCTTTGATTCTCGGTGGCGCTGGCCTAAAAACTGCCCACCATCAATCACTTCTAATTTTTCACTGTAAGCATCACCGTCAAATAAGCCCGTTGATGAAATGAGTAACTTTTGACATTGCACAGTGCCTTTTACTAGGCCTGTAATGCTGACATCCTGACATTGAATATCGCCATTTACCTCACCACCTGCTTCGACGACAACGTTACCTTGGGTAATAATATCCCCGAGTATTTTACCGCTTATCATCACGTCGCCATTAAATTGAAAATCTCCGGTGAGCTCGCAGCCTTGGGCAATAAAACTTAATTGGGGTGTGTCTTTTTTGGGATTAAACATCAGTTGCTCTTATTGTTTTTTTAACATCATTATTTGCAATGGATATTAATATAATCATTTTGACTGACATGTAAATTAAAAATCAGTATTAAGGTGAGTTCGAATATTACTTTAAGGTGCAGTTAATGCAATGGCATTTGAGGGGCAGGGCGACACACATGCTCCGCAACCAGTACATGCACTGATATCAATAATCGGTTTTGGGACTTGCCCTACCGCCATGACAAAACTTATCGCGCGCGGATCGCAAGCATCCTTACAGCTTTGGCACCATACGCCATTGTAAGTTAGGCAGGTTTGTTTGATATTGGCTACAATCAGCCAAGGTACGTGTTGTTCTGTGTCGAACAAAGGTTCCTCACATGCTGTGACGCACTTTTGACAAAAAGTACACTCGCCAAGGGTAAAGTCAACCTCAGGAAAACCGCCATCCCCTCGCTTGATAATACTGGTTTCACAGGCTTTAATGCAGTTATCACAACGAGTACAAATATCAGTAAATTCAATATCTGTTTTTACCCAAGGCGGCCTTAATGCATTACTCTTTCGACGGCTAAATAAACTGCGGCGACCTTGGTTGACAGATTGACTCATTGTGACTCCTAGATTGTCCTGATTTTTAACGTCTAATAAATCAGGCTTTATAACCATTAGGGTTATGTGACTGCCATTTCCAGCTACTATTGGCCATATCTTCAATAGTATGAGTAGCATGCCAATTAAGCTCGCTGGCAGCATAACTTGGGTCTGCGTAGCAAGAGGCTATATCGCCAGCGCGGCGGTCGACTATTTGATAAGCTAATGTTTTATTTGATGCTTTTTCAAATGCCTTAACCATTTCTAACACACTGTAACCAATCCCTGTTCCTAGGTTATAAGTGACTAATCCAGGGCTAGTTGAGAGTTTATCTAAGGCTTTTAAATGTCCCATGGCTAAATCAACAACATGGATGTAATCTCTTACTCCAGTGCCGTCAGGGGTATTGTAATCACCGCCAAAAACGCTCAATTTATCACGTTTACCCACGGCAACCTGTGCGATAAATGGCATAAGATTATTAGGAATATCATTAGGGTCTTCGCCAATTAAACCCGACTCATGCGCACCTACAGGATTAAAGTAGCGTAAACAGGCAATATTCCAGCTGTTATCTGAGTGATATAAATCAGTTAAAATATGTTCGACCATTAGCTTTGATTGACCATAAGGGTTAGTTGCACCTGTCGGGAAGTCTTCCTTAATGGGCAAACTGGCCGGATCGCCGTACACAGTTGCAGATGAACTGAAAACAAGATTTTTAACATTATATTCAGCCATTACTTGGCATAAAATGATGCTGCCAGTGACATTGTTTTCATAATATTTAAGGGGTAAGGCGACTGACTCTCCCACAGCTTTTAGTCCAGCAAAGTGGATCACTGAGTCAATTTCATGATCGGAGAATATTTTTTGCAGCAAGGCTTTGTTTAGTACATCACCTTGGTAGAAAGTTACCGTTTTATGGCTAATACGTTCTACACGCTTTAACGCTTCAACGCTGGAGTTAGACAAGTTATCTACAATAATGACTTCCTGTCCTATAGCCAATAATTCTATAACTGTATGGGTACCAATATAACCTGCGCCACCGGTCACTAAAATTGCCATGTTTATATCCTAAATTATCTAAAGTATTGAACTTGCCTTTAATGCTTATTGTAAATCAGTTGCTTAGAATTACTATAAAAAAACCGATTTAACGGGTAATAATGATGGTTTATTTCGAGTCGTAGCCAAGTTTGTCAAAATTCCTATCCATTATATTGGTCTGATATTATTAGGTATTTTTTTAGAGTATACGCCAACGTATGCTTATGTTTACAAAAAGCTAACATTGTTAATCCTACTATAAAGTGTGAGGGAGTTAACAAAATCGATGGCATAGCACAATATGAAGGGAGTGAAGTTGACGTAAAGTGGAATTAATGAGCAACGTGACAAAGTATATTTCTCATCAACCTGATAGCCAAGGGTATATTAATTATTCTGAACAAGAGGATAATTTATGGCAACAATTGTATCAGCGCCAAATTACTAACTTGCCAGGGCGAGCATGTGATGCCTATTTACAAGGTATTCAGACATTAAATATGTCAGTTGATAGAATACCTCAACTGCCTGATCTCGATAATGTCTTAACTGAATTAACAGGCTGGAAAACCGCCGCAGTTCCGGCATTAATCCCTTTTGGTAAATTTTTTGAATTACTGGCCAGTAAGCAATTTCCGGTAGCAACCTTTATTCGCACCAAAGAAGAATTTGATTATTTACAAGAACCTGATGTATTCCATGAGGTTTTTGGTCACTGCCCTTTATTAACTAATCCTGCATTTGCTAATTTTTCACATATTTACGGTCAATTAGGGTTAGCCGCATCAAAAGAAGATCGCGTTTTTCTTGCTCGTTTATATTGGTTTACCGTTGAATTTGGTCTAGTGCAAGCTAAAGATGGTCCATTAAACATCTATGGTGGAGGCATTTTAAGTTCCCCTGGTGAAACCTTGTATGCATTAAGCGACAAGCCAGAGCTTAGACCTTTTGATTTATTAGATGTATTGAGAACGCCATATCGCATCGATATCATGCAACCGATATATTATGTTATCGAAGATATTGAATATTTGGATGAAATTTCCAAGATGGATATTATGGCTTATGTGAAAAAAGCCCGTGAACTGGGGATGTTTGAACCTAAGTTTGCCCCCAAAGTAAAAGCAAGTTAAGCCATTTGTGGCGAACTTTTTAGTGTTATTTTTAATTCTTATTCATAAATTAGCCGTATTTAGGAGTCCCAATGACTGCACTATCTGAAATGAAATGTGAAGCTTGCCAAGCTGATGCCCCAAAAGTAACCGATGCCGAGTTAGGTGAATTAGTACGAATGATCCCAGATTGGGGTGTTGAAGTGCGTGATGGCGTAATGCAATTAGAGCGAGTGTATAAATTTAAAAACTTCAAATTAGCCATGGCATTTAGTAACAAGCTTGCTGATTTGGCAGAAGAAGAATTTCATCACCCAGGTATTTTTACCGAATGGGGTAAGGTTACTGTAACCTGGTGGTCGCACTCAATTAAGGGTTTGCACAAAAATGACTTTATCATGGCAGCCAAGACCGACCAGTTGTTAGATTAAAAACATAACTCAATAATTCAGCATGTTACGTAAGCGTAATGTGCTGAATTGTTTCTCTGTTACAATTCTGCTGTAAACTTCACTTGCCACCTCTATCATAACACTCTACCGTATGCGCAGTTTCCAAAGAAAACACCAATAATTAGGGAATCACAGCATTATGCGTTTGGAAGTGAGTTGTAACGATCGCGTCGGCCTCGCGAAAGACATCCTCGTCGTACTTGAAAAATATGGTATTAATTTAATTGCCATCGATGCTAGCAACAAAGGCTTTTTGTATCTGCAATTTGCCGAAATCAGTTTTGAAATGTTGCGCGAGTTAATGCCCCTTATCCGTAAGGTAGAAAGTGTGCACGATGTGCGTACCGTATCTTTCATGCCTTCAGAGCAAGAGCATTACGCCTTAAAAACCTTATTAAAAACCCTACCAGATTCGGTATTTTCCCTTGATGCTAAGGGACGTATTCGTATTGTCAACGAGTCGGCTTTATTGACCCTAAATATGGCCGAACATGAAGTTGTAGCTGAGTCTTTGAACCATTGGGTGCAGGGATTTAACTTTGTACGTTGGTTAAGCGAGTCTCAAGTACCTGCCGTTGCATCGCGAGTTACCATTAATGCCAGTGAATACTTAGCCGAAATGCTGCCCATTTATTTACCTGACGATAATGACAAAACCATTCTTGCTGGCGCCGTAGTATCACTTAAATCGCCAGCCCGGGTAGGCAAGCAGTTTAACGCATTACAGAATCAAACCACGGGTTTTGATAATGTGCTTGCGGTCAGTGACAAAATGAAAGATGTGCTTAAGCAAGCTAAGCGAATGGCGCAATTAGATGCACCGTTACTTATCACGGGCGAAACCGGTACAGGTAAAGAGTTAATGGCGCGAGCCAGTCATGACGCCAGTATGCGCCGTGAGCATCCATTTATAGCCATTAACTGCGCCGCATTACCTGATAGTGTTGCAGAAGAAGAATTATTTGGTTTTGTCAGCAATGGTCACATAGTCAAGCGTGGTTTTTTTGCTGAAGCAAAAGGTGGCACGATATTTTTAGATGAAATTGCCGAAATGTCTAAAGCGGCTCAGGTTAAGTTACTGCGATTATTACAAGATGGTGCGTTTAGGCGCATGGGGGGGACGAAGAAGTACGTGCGGATGTGCGAATTATTTGTTCTACTCAAAAAAATCTCGCCGAGCTATGCCAATCTGGTGAGTTTAGAGAAGATCTTTATTATCGCATTCATGTGCTGAGTTATCATATGCCATCATTACGTGAGCGTAAGGTTGATGTCATTCCGTTAACTGAAATGTTTTTAGAGCATTACAGTCATCAATTATCCAGCCCGCTGCGCAGAATATCAGCCTCGTGCCGTGATTATTTATTTACCTATGCATGGCCAGGTAACGTGCGTCAGTTGAAAAATGCTATTTTCCGTGCAGTGTCTATGTGGGATGGTTCGGCTGAATTAACGGTTGAGCAACTTAAATTGCCATCATATGCCGAAGGTTTTGGCTACTTTGATGAAGAGTTTGAAGGCACATTAGATGAAGCGATGAAAGAATATGAGGCGAATTTATTACGTCGTTTATATCCTGCTTATCCAAGTACCCGTCAATTAGCTAAAAAGCTTGGCGTATCACATACAGCTATTGCGAATAAATTACGTGATTACAGTATTTCAAAGAAACGATAGCCAGTCAGTGAAAAATACACTGTAACGTTTTTATGCCACCGTTTTGTTGGCTATTTAGCCAATGTATAGCCTGAAAATCATCATTTTCAGGCTATGTTTATAACTGTATATAAATATTTACAAAATTAGGGTTGATACTAGGATATGTGATTCAGCTCACAAGCTGTTTATTGCACGGTTTATCGGTTATTTCTATCATCAATCAAGCTGTAATTGTCTGATTGGCTCGCATTCTTATACGGCCGACAGACTTTTCGAATATTAGGAGCAATAATGAAACTTGCAAGTTATAACAACGGTCGTCGTGATGGCCAACTTATGTTAGTAAGCAAAGATTTAACTAAAGCTGTCGCGGTACCTGCTATTGCTCACACTATGCAGCAACTACTTGACGCGTGGGATTTATTAAACCCGCAATTACAAGAATTATATGAAGCGTTGAATGCTGGCCAAATGGACAATGCGATTGCATTTGACGAAAGCAAATGTTTATCACCATTACCACGCGCTTATCAGTGGGCTGATGGCAGTGCTTACGTGAATCATGTTGAGTTAGTGCGTAAAGCACGCGGCGCTGAAATGCCAGAAACATTCTGGACAGATCCATTAGTCTACCAAGGTGGTTCAGACAGCTTTATCGCTCCTAAAGCCGATATCGAAATGGCCAGTGAAGAGTATGGTATCGATTTCGAGTCAGAAGTTGCTATCATCACTGATGATGTTGCCATGGGTGTAAGCAGTGAAAACGCCGCTAAGCATATTAAATTATTGATGTTAGTTAACGACGTATCTTTACGTAACCTTATTCCTGGTGAGCTAGCTAAAGGCTTTGGCTTCTTCCAGTCTAAACCGTCAAGTGCTTTTTCTCCTGTGGCCATTACTCCTGATGAATTAGGTGATAAATGGCAAGACAGCAAGGTTCATTTGCCATTAGTGACGCATTTAAACAGTGAATTATTTGGTCGCCCAAATGCTGGCGTGGACATGACATTTGATTTTAGTCAGCTAGTGTCTCATGTTGCGAAAACACGTCCTTTGGGAGCAGGTGCTATTATCGGTTCAGGTACTATTTCTAATTATGACCGTAGTGCCGGTTCAAGCTGTTTAGCTGAAAAACGTATGCTTGAAATTATTGCCGATGGCAAAGCAAGCACGCCGTTTATGCGTTTTGGTGACACTGTTCGTATCGAGATGTTTGACGATAACAATGTCAGCATTTTTGGTTCAATTGACCAAAAAGTTGTTGAGTACAAAGGTTAATTCATTATCAATTAAGATGATATTTAGGCAATAACAGACCATGTTATTGCCTTTTTTATAGGGAAAATAAGATGAAATTGTATGGATATTGGCGTTCTAGTGCCGCATACCGAGTTCGCATAGCACTTAATCTTAAGCAATTAAGCGCAGAACATATTTCAGTGCATTTAGTTAATAATGGTGGTGAGCAACATTCAGAGGCATTTCATCAACTCAATCCCCAACACTTAGTACCTGCGTTAGTTGATAGCAACGAACAAGGCGAGTTTAGCCTGACCCAGTCTTTGGCGATTATTGAATACCTTGACGAAAAATACCCACAAATTAATTTACTACCGACTAATTTAGAAGATAAGGCGGTGGTGCGCGCTATGTCGCAAGCTATTGCCTGTGAAATCCATCCACTCGACAACCTGCGGGTATTACAATATCTAGTCAAAGAAATGGGCGTAGATGAAACCCAGAAAATGACCTGGTATCATCATTGGGTTCATGTTGGTTTTAGCGCATTAGAAGCACAACTTGAACGTTTTTCTGGCCAATTTTGTTTTGGCGACAAGGTCACTCTGGCTGACATTTGTCTGGTGCCACAGGTTTATAATGCCGAGCGCTTTAAGGTGCCTATGGATGCTTACCCAAACATTGTGCGTGTATGGCAGAACTGCAATCAACTTGATGCCTTTATTCAAGCTGCGCCAGAACAACAAGCTGACGCGAGTTAATGCCTAATGCCTTCGCCACACAGTATTGTAAAACTAGCCGTTGATAATCCCAGTCTAGAACACTCAGTACCGTTATCTGAGCTAGCTAAATTAAATCAGTGGTTTGAGCAAGATGCAATGCGAATGCAGGCTTTAACTGTTTGTGCGCAAGTGTTTGCCAAACTCAATATAGCCGACTGGGCTATTGCCGCTGGTTTTGTACGTGACTTTGTTTGGGATAAACTGCACGGTTGTTCAATCAGTGAGTTAAGCGAGTTAAATGATATCGATGTCATTTACTATTGCGAAAAAAACATCACCCAAGCTCAAGACAAGCACATTCAGCAAATACTGTTAAGCTTGATGCCGCTAAATTGGTCGGTTAAAAATCAAGCCAGAATGCATATTCGTAATCAAGACCCACAATATCATTCATGTCTCGATGCAATGGGGTATTGGCCTGAAAAACAAACTGCGATAGCGGTTAAGCTGAATGGGGTTAAAGTGAACCCGCAGCATGCCAGTTATAGCGTTAATGTGAAAACTGGCTCTTGCATTAGCGCCAACACATTGGAATTTATCCATGCCTTTGAATTAGCATGTTTATTTAATTTTAGTCTGAGCCATAACCCAAAGCGCTCATCAAGTATATTTGAACAGCGTGTCATCCAGAAAAAGTGGCTTGAACGCTATCCAAAATTAATACTGCAGCCAACGGCTAAAACCAACGGCTAAAACATAGAACATCACGCCATAAGTACTCAGAAATAGCATTGAGCCATTTACATATCTCAAGTAATGGCGTGTATCTTTAATGGCTGATAACTTGCTAAACACGGATCAATCCGCTATTTTACTGTTAATATATACAGTGTTTTGAGTGTTGAATGATTTTATACATTGCAGAAAAACCCAGTCTAGGCCGAGCCATTGCTGATGTATTGCCTAAACCGCATAAAAAAGGTGAGGGCTTTATTACCGCAGCCAACGGCGATTGTGTGTCCTGGTGTATTGGTCATTTGCTCGAGCAAGCTGAACCTGATGCCTATGATGCAGCGTTTAAATCATGGAAACTCGAGCATTTACCGATTATTCCGCAAACCTGGCAATTAAAACCCAAACCTAAAACTCGCAGCCAATTAACCGTGTTACGTAAATTGGTTAAGCAAGCATCGTCGATAATCAATGCTGGCGATCCCGACCGCGAGGGTCAGCTTTTAGTCGATGAAGTGATTTCTTACCTGGGCGTAAAGGGTGACAAGCTTATTCAAGTTCAGCGACTATTAATTAGCGACTTAAACCCGCAAGCGGTTAAAAGGGCATTAGGGCAATTGCGCAGTAATCGAGACTTTATTCCATTATCCACCTCAGCATTAGCCCGCAGCCGTGCAGATTGGTTATATGGCATGAACATGACACGAGCTTATACCATTCAAGGTAAAAAGGTCGGTTATCAAGGTGTGTTGTCAGTGGGCAGGGTGCAAACCCCCTTACTTGGGTTAGTGGTGCGCCGTGATGATGAGATTGCCGATTTTAAGCCCAAGTCTTTTTATGAGGTGGTGGCACATTTAGTTACCGATCAACAACAAACCTTTAGTGCTAAATGGCAACCTAGCGAAGCTTGCCAGCCTTATATGGATGAAGACGGCCGGGTATTAGCCAAAGGCTTGGCCGAAAATGTGGTTAAGCGTATTCATGGTCAACCCGCAGAAGTCACCAAACTTGAGGCGAAAGATAAACGCCAAAACCCGCCATTACCTTACAGTTTATCGGCACTGCAAATCGATGCAGCAAAGCGCTTTGGGCTATCGGCAAAAGAGGTGTTAGATACCTGTCAAAGCTTGTACGAGCGGCATAAATTGATTACTTATCCACGTTCAGACAGCCGCTATTTACCCAAAGATCAACATAGCTTGGCTCCTAAAGTATTGGATGCGGTACTTAATGGTGCGGCCGGATTAGTTGACGGTTGCGACGTGCCTAATGCCAAGCTTAAATCTAAGGCGTGGGACGACAGTAAAGTCGATGCTCACCATGCCATAGTGCCTACAGAGAAAGTGGCTAATTTATCATCGTTATCCAGTAATGAGGCCAAGTTATATCAGCATATTGCGCGCCAATATCTAGCCCAGTTTTACCCAGCTTATATTTATGCAGAAACCACAGTTGAAGTCACTATTGCTGGTGGTCTGTTTGCCACTAAAGCACGTCAAGACAAAAACTTAGGTTGGAAGCAACTGTTTAAACGGGTAGCTACAGCAAGTCATACCCATACTCATTCAAACAACAGTGAAGACGATAACGACGATGCGGTGCAGTCGTTGCCACCATTGGTTAAAGGGCAAATACTGCAATGTGAGCGCGGCGAGTTATTAGAAAAAATGACTCAGGCACCAAAGCATTTTACCGACGCCACCTTATTAGGTGCTATGACCGGAATTAGTCGTTATGTCACCAATAGCGACATTAAGAAAATCCTCAAGGAAACCGATGGTCTTGGCACCGAAGCGACTCGCGCTGGGATTATTGAATTGTTATTTAAGCGTGGTTACTTAGTTCGCCAGGGTAAGTCGATATTGGCTACGCCTGTGGGAACGGGCTTAATCCGCAGTTTACCAGAATCAGCAACTACTCCAGATATGACCGCATTATGGGAAAATAGCTTGGATGCCATAAGTCAAAAACGGCTTAAGTACGATGCGTTTATGCAGCCATTATTGAGTCAATTAGAAGGTTTAATCAGCCAAGCATCTAGTCAATTACCATCAGCGTTGCAAGGCGTTGCTAGCCCTCATAAGGGCGCGAAAAGGCCCTTTAAGAAAAAAGCTATTGCAAGTACTAGATCAAGCTTCAAATCAACCACTACACCAAGGACTAAAGCACAAACTAAGCGCTAAATTACTCACAGGATTGAATTTCCCTCAAGATAAATGGCTCAAGCTCACTACAGAGTTTACCCATTTAATGGGTTGGATATGGTGGATGGAAATCACTTTTTCTGAATGAAATCAGTTAATTTAGCCAATCAGCTTACATAAATTCATGTCATATTGCCTTTCAGGCAGTGATCTCATCTTGCTTGAGTGTCCGCGAAAGTGGACTATCTTATTGTTTTATAATGATGGATCTGATTTATTGGTCCTATACATTGGGTAATTATAAACTTTCAACTTAAATGCCTACGTATAAAGCGTAAAAGGTTTAAAATAATCAGGCTTATCTTCACCAAGCTCCTACACGTTTAGGTCTTCCATAAATGTAAAAATATCATCATTGTCATTAAGTTTTAAATACACATTTAATTCATTATCTTTCGCATACGATTGAACGCTTAGCAAAACAGAATTAAACTCATTTTCGTGTAATTTATTACTACAATTTACATTATTTTTCAGTGTGGCTGGTTGCAAGATTCTGTATATAAAGAATTTTGTATAAAAAGTGCTGTAAAGATAATGCTTTGATGTGCGCTTGGTGCTTTCCCCTGCGTTAGTTGATTGATGCACTAACGCTGGGGCTTCTGTAATGTATTAGTTAAGGGGGGTTAGTTAAGCTGCTTAGCTTCAATGATGGCGGTAAGCTCTGTGGGCCAGAGGGGGACTTGCTGAGCCAGTTGGTCTTTACCCGCTTGTGTTATTTGCTCTTGAGTCTGTTCAACTTTGGTGTTGACTGTGTCTTTCACCAGTTTCTCAGCAAAAATCTGCGGTGAACCGCCAGTGAGTAGCATCACCGCCATCTGGTTATTCTCAGCATTCCACACAAAGCCAGCTTTGTCGGCAATATCAGGAATTGGGCTGTGGTTAGAAATCACATAATACAAGGGGCCTTGTTGTTGGATTTCATCTGCCGTTGCCAGTATTTTCATGGCATTGCCATATTGTGGCCCTAAAATCGCCTGCATTCTGTCTTTGACCATGGGCTGCTCAAACAGGCCGACATCGTTAGGGTCTAATCCAACTAAAGGCTTCATTAATGCCCACATCATTTGCCCTTGTGGTGACAACAGCAGCAGTGGCATTGCACAGGCATTTAATAAAAAAACTAACCATATAAGGTGGAGCTTGTTGCGGATTAAGCGTGTGTTACCCAAGATGGCAACTCCTAGTTATTACCCGCAAATTCGGGCAAAGGAGTGTAGTCATTTTTTGTACAAAAAACGAGTGCTTCATAGCAAAAATATCACTATTTTTAGTGTAATGGGGCATTTTACTCAATGAATAGGTAGTTTCGTTTCGCGGACCAAAATTTCTATTATTTGATACGAGGCGGTGCAGTCGTTGCCACTATTAGTAAAAGGTCAAATACAGCAATGTGATCGCGGCGAGTTATTAGAAAAAATGACCCAGGCGCCAAAGAATTTTACTGATGCCACCTTATTATTGGTTGCTATGACAGGTATTAGTCACTATTTATTAAACGGTGAAATTAACAAAATTCTTAAAGAAACTGATGGCCTTGGCACCGAAGCGACTCGAGCAGGGATTATTGAATTGTTGTTTAAGCGTGGTTATTTAGTTTGCCAGGGTAAATCGATATTGGCCACCCGAGTGGGAACTGGTTTAATCCGCAATTTGCCAGAATCAGCAACTACTTCTGATATGACCGCATTATGGGAAAACAGCTTGGATGCCATCAGTCAAAAACGGCTTAGGTATGATTCGTTTATGCAGCCATTATTGAGCCAATTAGATAACCTCAATAGCCAACATCTAGCCAGCTTCCATCAGTACTAAAAGGCTTAGCTAGCAGTGCACCGAAACGCAGCTTTAAAAAAACGTATAAAAAGAAAGCTAAAACGAAAGGCTAATAAG encodes the following:
- the galE gene encoding UDP-glucose 4-epimerase GalE codes for the protein MAILVTGGAGYIGTHTVIELLAIGQEVIIVDNLSNSSVEALKRVERISHKTVTFYQGDVLNKALLQKIFSDHEIDSVIHFAGLKAVGESVALPLKYYENNVTGSIILCQVMAEYNVKNLVFSSSATVYGDPASLPIKEDFPTGATNPYGQSKLMVEHILTDLYHSDNSWNIACLRYFNPVGAHESGLIGEDPNDIPNNLMPFIAQVAVGKRDKLSVFGGDYNTPDGTGVRDYIHVVDLAMGHLKALDKLSTSPGLVTYNLGTGIGYSVLEMVKAFEKASNKTLAYQIVDRRAGDIASCYADPSYAASELNWHATHTIEDMANSSWKWQSHNPNGYKA
- the napF gene encoding ferredoxin-type protein NapF: MSQSVNQGRRSLFSRRKSNALRPPWVKTDIEFTDICTRCDNCIKACETSIIKRGDGGFPEVDFTLGECTFCQKCVTACEEPLFDTEQHVPWLIVANIKQTCLTYNGVWCQSCKDACDPRAISFVMAVGQVPKPIIDISACTGCGACVSPCPSNAIALTAP
- the phhA gene encoding phenylalanine 4-monooxygenase, with product MSNVTKYISHQPDSQGYINYSEQEDNLWQQLYQRQITNLPGRACDAYLQGIQTLNMSVDRIPQLPDLDNVLTELTGWKTAAVPALIPFGKFFELLASKQFPVATFIRTKEEFDYLQEPDVFHEVFGHCPLLTNPAFANFSHIYGQLGLAASKEDRVFLARLYWFTVEFGLVQAKDGPLNIYGGGILSSPGETLYALSDKPELRPFDLLDVLRTPYRIDIMQPIYYVIEDIEYLDEISKMDIMAYVKKARELGMFEPKFAPKVKAS
- a CDS encoding bactofilin family protein; translation: MFNPKKDTPQLSFIAQGCELTGDFQFNGDVMISGKILGDIITQGNVVVEAGGEVNGDIQCQDVSITGLVKGTVQCQKLLISSTGLFDGDAYSEKLEVIDGGQFLGQRHRESKHTKN
- a CDS encoding 4a-hydroxytetrahydrobiopterin dehydratase, whose translation is MTALSEMKCEACQADAPKVTDAELGELVRMIPDWGVEVRDGVMQLERVYKFKNFKLAMAFSNKLADLAEEEFHHPGIFTEWGKVTVTWWSHSIKGLHKNDFIMAAKTDQLLD
- a CDS encoding fumarylacetoacetate hydrolase family protein, which translates into the protein MKLASYNNGRRDGQLMLVSKDLTKAVAVPAIAHTMQQLLDAWDLLNPQLQELYEALNAGQMDNAIAFDESKCLSPLPRAYQWADGSAYVNHVELVRKARGAEMPETFWTDPLVYQGGSDSFIAPKADIEMASEEYGIDFESEVAIITDDVAMGVSSENAAKHIKLLMLVNDVSLRNLIPGELAKGFGFFQSKPSSAFSPVAITPDELGDKWQDSKVHLPLVTHLNSELFGRPNAGVDMTFDFSQLVSHVAKTRPLGAGAIIGSGTISNYDRSAGSSCLAEKRMLEIIADGKASTPFMRFGDTVRIEMFDDNNVSIFGSIDQKVVEYKG
- a CDS encoding DNA topoisomerase — its product is MPLLVKGQIQQCDRGELLEKMTQAPKNFTDATLLLVAMTGISHYLLNGEINKILKETDGLGTEATRAGIIELLFKRGYLVCQGKSILATRVGTGLIRNLPESATTSDMTALWENSLDAISQKRLRYDSFMQPLLSQLDNLNSQHLASFHQY
- a CDS encoding DNA topoisomerase III yields the protein MILYIAEKPSLGRAIADVLPKPHKKGEGFITAANGDCVSWCIGHLLEQAEPDAYDAAFKSWKLEHLPIIPQTWQLKPKPKTRSQLTVLRKLVKQASSIINAGDPDREGQLLVDEVISYLGVKGDKLIQVQRLLISDLNPQAVKRALGQLRSNRDFIPLSTSALARSRADWLYGMNMTRAYTIQGKKVGYQGVLSVGRVQTPLLGLVVRRDDEIADFKPKSFYEVVAHLVTDQQQTFSAKWQPSEACQPYMDEDGRVLAKGLAENVVKRIHGQPAEVTKLEAKDKRQNPPLPYSLSALQIDAAKRFGLSAKEVLDTCQSLYERHKLITYPRSDSRYLPKDQHSLAPKVLDAVLNGAAGLVDGCDVPNAKLKSKAWDDSKVDAHHAIVPTEKVANLSSLSSNEAKLYQHIARQYLAQFYPAYIYAETTVEVTIAGGLFATKARQDKNLGWKQLFKRVATASHTHTHSNNSEDDNDDAVQSLPPLVKGQILQCERGELLEKMTQAPKHFTDATLLGAMTGISRYVTNSDIKKILKETDGLGTEATRAGIIELLFKRGYLVRQGKSILATPVGTGLIRSLPESATTPDMTALWENSLDAISQKRLKYDAFMQPLLSQLEGLISQASSQLPSALQGVASPHKGAKRPFKKKAIASTRSSFKSTTTPRTKAQTKR
- a CDS encoding nucleotidyltransferase family protein, coding for MPSPHSIVKLAVDNPSLEHSVPLSELAKLNQWFEQDAMRMQALTVCAQVFAKLNIADWAIAAGFVRDFVWDKLHGCSISELSELNDIDVIYYCEKNITQAQDKHIQQILLSLMPLNWSVKNQARMHIRNQDPQYHSCLDAMGYWPEKQTAIAVKLNGVKVNPQHASYSVNVKTGSCISANTLEFIHAFELACLFNFSLSHNPKRSSSIFEQRVIQKKWLERYPKLILQPTAKTNG
- the maiA gene encoding maleylacetoacetate isomerase; amino-acid sequence: MKLYGYWRSSAAYRVRIALNLKQLSAEHISVHLVNNGGEQHSEAFHQLNPQHLVPALVDSNEQGEFSLTQSLAIIEYLDEKYPQINLLPTNLEDKAVVRAMSQAIACEIHPLDNLRVLQYLVKEMGVDETQKMTWYHHWVHVGFSALEAQLERFSGQFCFGDKVTLADICLVPQVYNAERFKVPMDAYPNIVRVWQNCNQLDAFIQAAPEQQADAS